A part of Halobacillus shinanisalinarum genomic DNA contains:
- a CDS encoding tyrosine-type recombinase/integrase, translating into MEQKQQANTKELGFHERFQQELSCYPVKIIHEDGSVTIQQVRDPYFLVNDSWNVGFVGNIIQFVDMMKNFKYSTQNVHFGFSSPLVNLEMKYIFYHKLFNDEWSLNGIFNRQTTQLRRLAQFLSEKYPTLHSLLDLDIESAEREWLFWLHEQGISTQQTSKHVTYGEYTRKSSIAAFLRAIHSILFALTDFREEWDKDRWDVRELHDKYGIDYVKSNSQYYLDFTKIEKLNIRKQIKRYIKQRLLSKNNFSWSSARAFLKHLPKFLSFVDSHEPEWKDLKGLKRSHMELYIQWLHEYSKNNLTQRNAHPENYVGRALSYVGKFLEDIQRYGYEIAPETHVQLLLFPDDKPKLRKKSVDQIDYIPDYVLEQLFAHINELHKQVVPVVWVAFKTGLRISDVLGLTSDCLERLNGKYSIVTDIEKTYVQGHRMPIDDELANILATLIQQSKENSNQDNNPEGFIFIRYRGSRKGKPFSQAWVQLQLNTLAQQKNIVDENGNLFHFKTHQFRHTYAVKLLNGGADIITVQELLAHASPEMTLRYAKLLDDTKRKAFESVISQGVFSFDLNGEVQEIEAGKDIPQDILQALWQDHKLNAMDNPYGTCHTRLKGDCPHMEAPPCLTCNGGSPCKDLAIGFSELDVEKYEMHVKTTSRAIEVSKQRGREDMAEKHERNLQRYQGILDNIQDGHVIFGRQDRMERKRGVKK; encoded by the coding sequence ATGGAACAAAAACAACAAGCCAATACAAAAGAGTTAGGGTTTCATGAACGATTTCAGCAAGAACTCTCGTGTTATCCTGTGAAGATCATACACGAAGATGGTTCCGTTACCATTCAGCAAGTGAGGGACCCATACTTCTTGGTCAATGACAGTTGGAATGTCGGCTTTGTAGGCAACATCATACAATTCGTGGATATGATGAAGAATTTTAAATACAGCACACAAAATGTCCATTTCGGGTTCAGCAGCCCTTTGGTTAATTTAGAAATGAAATATATCTTTTATCACAAGTTGTTTAATGATGAATGGTCTTTAAACGGTATCTTTAACAGACAAACAACACAGTTACGCAGATTAGCCCAGTTCCTGAGCGAAAAATACCCAACCCTTCACTCTCTTCTTGATTTAGACATCGAAAGTGCAGAGCGAGAATGGTTGTTTTGGCTACATGAGCAAGGAATTTCAACACAACAAACTAGCAAACACGTGACATATGGCGAATACACTCGTAAATCATCCATAGCAGCTTTTTTACGAGCAATCCATTCGATCCTATTTGCGCTAACAGATTTTCGAGAAGAATGGGACAAAGATCGATGGGATGTGCGGGAACTACATGATAAATACGGGATTGATTATGTTAAGAGTAATTCCCAATATTACCTTGATTTCACCAAAATTGAAAAATTGAATATACGTAAGCAGATTAAAAGGTATATTAAGCAACGGTTATTAAGTAAGAACAATTTCTCTTGGAGTAGTGCGAGAGCATTCCTCAAGCACTTGCCTAAATTTCTGTCTTTTGTGGATTCACACGAACCAGAATGGAAGGACCTAAAGGGATTGAAACGCTCTCATATGGAACTATACATTCAATGGCTTCATGAATACTCCAAGAACAATCTAACACAAAGAAATGCACATCCTGAAAATTATGTAGGAAGAGCGTTAAGTTATGTAGGAAAGTTTCTGGAAGATATTCAACGATATGGATACGAAATCGCACCTGAAACTCACGTACAATTGTTACTATTTCCTGATGATAAGCCAAAGTTGAGAAAGAAGTCCGTTGATCAGATTGACTACATTCCTGACTATGTACTAGAGCAATTATTCGCTCATATCAATGAGTTACACAAACAGGTTGTTCCAGTTGTATGGGTTGCCTTTAAAACAGGGCTTCGCATTTCGGATGTATTAGGTTTAACCTCTGATTGCTTGGAGCGTCTAAACGGTAAATACTCCATTGTGACGGATATTGAGAAGACCTACGTACAAGGACACCGAATGCCAATCGATGATGAATTGGCAAATATCCTAGCGACCCTCATTCAACAGTCCAAAGAGAACAGCAATCAGGACAATAACCCCGAAGGGTTCATTTTTATTCGCTATCGTGGTTCGCGAAAAGGAAAGCCCTTTTCTCAAGCTTGGGTTCAACTGCAACTGAATACCTTGGCGCAGCAAAAAAATATTGTAGATGAGAACGGAAACCTGTTTCATTTTAAAACTCACCAGTTCCGACACACCTATGCAGTCAAATTGTTGAACGGTGGAGCCGACATTATAACAGTACAAGAACTATTAGCCCATGCTTCCCCCGAAATGACCTTACGGTATGCCAAATTATTGGATGATACGAAGCGTAAGGCGTTTGAATCAGTCATCAGTCAAGGTGTATTTAGCTTTGACTTAAACGGAGAGGTTCAAGAAATCGAAGCAGGTAAGGACATACCGCAGGACATTCTCCAAGCTCTCTGGCAGGACCATAAACTGAATGCGATGGACAACCCGTACGGGACGTGTCACACGCGATTGAAAGGCGATTGCCCCCACATGGAAGCCCCTCCCTGCCTCACGTGCAACGGAGGAAGCCCGTGCAAAGATTTGGCAATTGGCTTTTCTGAATTGGACGTAGAGAAATACGAAATGCATGTAAAAACAACGTCCAGAGCCATAGAAGTCTCAAAGCAGCGTGGTCGTGAAGATATGGCTGAAAAACATGAAAGAAACTTACAGCGTTACCAGGGCATTTTAGACAATATCCAGGACGGACATGTCATCTTTGGAAGACAAGACCGCATGGAGAGAAAACGAGGTGTAAAAAAATAA
- a CDS encoding DUF6262 family protein has product MTHYDRREQLKAIHASRKEFTYRKVDEAIQRLKRTDESINFNNVASEAGVAKATLYNNQELRDRIETLREQQAQAPTSKQVKREINESNKDAMIESLKRKIKRLEDDNKQLRDQLKVAYAEVYKKF; this is encoded by the coding sequence ATAACTCATTATGATCGTAGAGAACAGTTAAAAGCGATTCATGCATCACGGAAAGAATTCACCTATCGCAAGGTTGATGAAGCCATTCAACGGCTCAAACGGACCGATGAGAGTATCAATTTCAATAACGTTGCCAGTGAAGCTGGTGTGGCGAAAGCCACACTATACAACAATCAGGAATTGCGTGATCGGATTGAAACGCTGCGGGAACAACAAGCACAAGCTCCTACGTCGAAACAAGTGAAGCGAGAAATCAATGAGAGCAACAAGGACGCGATGATTGAATCACTGAAACGGAAGATTAAGAGATTAGAAGACGATAATAAACAACTTAGGGACCAATTAAAAGTAGCTTACGCAGAGGTATATAAAAAATTTTAG
- a CDS encoding GNAT family N-acetyltransferase: MEFDVRLLTENDLTAASKVFTEVFSSEPWDEPWCYETAYKRFKDIRDTPGYIGIGYFNASGQMIGFLVGNEEQWAKNRNFYINEICVLSDTQQKGIGTGLLEYLRKVLSGKGVSSAYLTTERGLGMPESFFTKNGFYTNESRILMNTTIL; the protein is encoded by the coding sequence GTGGAATTTGATGTTCGATTATTAACGGAAAATGATTTAACAGCTGCATCAAAAGTATTTACAGAAGTTTTTAGTTCGGAACCGTGGGACGAACCTTGGTGTTATGAAACAGCTTATAAACGGTTTAAAGATATTAGAGATACACCTGGCTACATAGGAATTGGTTACTTCAACGCATCCGGTCAAATGATTGGGTTTTTAGTAGGAAATGAAGAACAATGGGCTAAAAACAGAAATTTTTATATTAATGAGATATGTGTTCTAAGTGATACACAGCAAAAGGGAATTGGAACAGGGCTATTAGAATACTTAAGAAAAGTCTTATCAGGGAAAGGGGTTTCGTCTGCATATTTAACGACAGAGAGAGGATTAGGCATGCCAGAATCATTTTTCACAAAGAACGGCTTTTATACTAATGAGTCTAGAATTTTAATGAATACGACCATCTTATAA
- a CDS encoding ArdC-like ssDNA-binding domain-containing protein: MSKKIYDMITNQIIEKLEQGVVPWKKPFRNGIAVNWKTQKPYRGINTMLLDGGEYATFKQIKEAGGKVKKGEKSHIVVFWKMIEVEDQETEEEKKVPLLRYFRVFDVGSQVEGIEPKRKEETFDHDPIEEAEKIKEEYFNAPSFSFVSGSAYYVPFEDRVNVPPKEDFKDVNKYYSTLFH; encoded by the coding sequence ATGAGCAAAAAAATCTATGACATGATTACAAACCAAATTATCGAGAAGCTGGAACAAGGGGTTGTTCCTTGGAAAAAGCCTTTTAGAAACGGCATTGCCGTGAATTGGAAGACACAAAAACCGTATCGTGGCATCAATACCATGCTATTGGACGGTGGGGAATATGCGACATTTAAGCAAATCAAAGAAGCCGGTGGAAAAGTGAAGAAAGGGGAAAAGTCGCATATCGTTGTCTTTTGGAAAATGATTGAGGTGGAAGATCAAGAGACAGAAGAAGAAAAGAAAGTCCCCTTGCTTCGCTACTTCCGAGTATTTGACGTAGGTTCACAAGTGGAAGGTATCGAGCCAAAACGAAAAGAAGAAACCTTTGATCATGACCCGATCGAAGAAGCTGAAAAGATCAAGGAAGAATATTTTAACGCTCCTTCATTCAGTTTTGTAAGTGGTTCGGCTTACTATGTGCCGTTTGAAGATCGGGTGAACGTGCCGCCTAAAGAAGATTTTAAGGATGTAAACAAGTATTACAGCACCTTATTTCATTAA